The genomic region aatttgggattttccttagttgtcagttataatcatcaaaattaaaagaaataaacatttgaaatatatcagtctgtgtgtaaaaGTTTCACTTtctgaatggaattagtgaaataaatcaactttttgatgatattctaattatatgaccagcatcTGAATACATCAAAATTATTTGATACTAAACACATCTATCATACCTATCCGACAAACAAAAGTTTTACCCCCTCTTCATTTCTGttatttgatgatgatgatttcaGATTcgtaaaccaatcagagcaaatTAGAGTAAAAAAAGTCTATAGGGTAACCAATGATTGGTTTATACTACTCTTTGTACGTACACATGATAACCTAATTTAATGTGAACCAATCAGATGAGAGCTGACGTCTGTAAGACCCTCACCAGTGTCAGTTATTCACAGTCACTCACAGAGATGGAGAGGTCAAGACTTGCTCTCGTCATGCTCATGTGTAAGAAAAAATGGTTTCGAGAAagttttaaacagttttgaGAGTTTTTTGAATGTAAATGTCAATATTACTGTGAATATTTTTGTATGGTAATACATATTTCAAATTTAAGtgctttattaagttattttgCACTTTTACAGGTGTTTTGTTGTTCAGTCAGAACAGAATCTCTGGAGCAGAAGTGGAGATGAAAGTCAGACCAGGAGACAACATCACTCTCTACTATGATCGCCCTGCAACTCTTGGTTCTCTCTTTGTATGGATCAGAAACTGCTCTCATGAAAATCAACCCTCTCTCATAATAAGTGTAGTAAGTTTGGACCTGGGGACACTTCAGCGTTTCAGCTCTGACTACAACCGCTCCAGTAATTCTTATGATCTACATATTACTAACATCAGTGCCTCTGATCTGGGAGTGTATTACTGTGCCGAAGTAGAGAATAAAGCATATGAAGATGGACGAGGCAGGGGCTACCAATCTAAAGTGTGCTATTATGGAAACCGAACAACTCGTGTCTCTTTTGCAGGtaagaaaacatttctgctaattattattgtaTCATTATTGTATCATATGTAATTCTGGAGCACTTTCTCACTAAAGAAGCGcaatgaacataaacatattTGTACAAACATTCAttgatacatttatatttattttatattgagcAATGGACTTTTTGTTCTGAACTTCCCACACCTCatgactgtaataataataataataataatatgtttattttatatagaggAAGTAACTCCATGTTCTGGACTGAACATCACCTCCACTCCTCGTGTATCAGACTGTGTTCTCTGCTGGACACTGCTGTTCAGTGTGTGTCCGGTGTGTGTTCTCCTGTCCTCCATCTGTGTGTACTGCCTCTGTCAGAGAAAAACTGCAGGTATCTCATTCGCTGTTCATATCCTTGACACTTTTATGATTTTCTCAATGTAAAACCTAATGTCTTTGTTCAGCAATCAAAGCTGCAAACAAATTATAAATGCGTgcaaacatttgttttaaatcCATCTATCTACACACTAGCAACCAGCACCCTGCGTACcttagcaacaccttagcaaccacctagaatacCTTCGCAACTGCATAGCAgcatcttagcaaccacccagaataccttagcaaccacatagcaaaacACTAgtaaccaccctgagtaccctagctaccacatagcaacacccaagcaaacacccagaataccctagcaaccacataacaacaCCCAAGCAATCATCCTAAATACCTCAGAAACTGTATAGCAACACCTCAGCAACAacatagcaacatcctagcaacatCCAGGTttccctagcaaccgcatagaaacaccatagcaaccacccagaacaccctaggaACCACATAGCAGCACTCTAGCAATTgtctagaacaccctagcaaccaaataACAATACCCTAGCAATCAcacagaacaccatagcaaacTTGTAGCTACTGCCTTGAAACCACATGGAACACCATAGCAAACAGCATGGCCCCTTTTGGCCCTCTTTATATATATGAACTAGCATCACTAGACAGAGCAAGTTTAtacaaatgtgtgaaataaaataaaaaaatcagctacaaagcagtaaaaaaatgaacagaagAAAGAGGTTATACTCTAAAACAGAGAGTACAAAACAGAAACacccactcaaacacacactcacttacacacattcacagacaaACACGCTCACAACACAccattatacacacacaaatgaaccaGTGTGGCTGTAACAATATGGTAAAATTGAGCCAAAACTCAAATAAGAGGTTGAAATCAGATTAGACCCacatttattaaaggattagttcactttcaaataaaatttcctgataatttactcacctccatgtcacccaagatgtccatgtccttctcttttcagtcaaaaagaaattaaggtttttgatgaaaacatttcaggatttttctccttatattGGACGTCAATGGccaccaaatggttgaaggtcaaaattacagtttcattgcagcttcaacgcgttctacacaatcccagatgaggaataagggtcttctCTACAGAAACCATcacttattttctaaaaaaaattaaaaattatatacgttttaaccataaatgctcatctgaACAAAGCTCAACTAGCtcccttcttcttcttctcttttagaattctggcagtgtagacactgctaaatgtattactgccctccacaggtcaaagtttgaactaattgttatatacttgcactagcatattttatggcaatttagttcaaactttgacctgaggagggcactTTGACACTtttggaattctaatagagaagaagaagaagaagaagaagagagctagttcaagatgaacatttatggttaaaatgtataattttttaaatttattttttaatttatttatttttttttagaaaatgagtgatggtttctctagataagacccttattcctcgtctggtatcgtttaaagccctttgaagctgcactgaaactgtaattttgaccttcaactgtttggaggccattgaagtccactatatggagaaaaatcctggaatgttttcatcaaaaacctcaatttcttttcgactgaagaaagaaggacatgaacatcttggatgacacaggggtgagtaaattatcaggaaattttaatttgaaagtgaactaattctttaagcTGTTATAAAACACacctgttcatttttgttatatttttttattgaattttgatgTTATGTGTGACAAAATGTCCTcctctgtgttcaggtttgactgtagtcaaattaatgcaaaaactgacacaaaaaaaaaaaaaaaaaaatctaaaccttgacaaaaCATAGTCTTTGTCTAAGTATAAATCCAAATCcaatacttaataaaaataagtgtTTGTGTCCATAAACCACAAGAGAATTTATAAGCCACTTTATATAGAGTTCTGTAGGTATCTAGTGGTTACAACATCGCATTGcataagtttttcttttttttttttttttttttactatatttacttttacatttagtcatttagcagatgcttttgtCCTAAGTGACTTACAAATGTGAAttctccaaagcgacttactCTCACCAAATGGCACTAATCTACCTtcaaaaaaatggattttaaatgccttgtctctattttaactgctttaaatactgaaatactgctttaactgaaaaataatttaaaaaatatgttagatttttttattattttcaatggggaaaatagctaataaatattgcatagtatcataaaataccctcaaaattttatataataatcaagaaatattattgaataaaaatatattacattggttttcctgaaaacaaaaatgttacttttcaaggCTTCAGTCTCTTTTGACCATAAAGAAGGCAAGTGTGACTCCTAAAAGAAGAGGGCCAGAGGgtaggtgcagtgtgtaaattttagcggcatctagcggtTAGTTTGTGAATTGCAACAATGGCTCATGCTGCGTTCACtccacctcgtatttaccgaaTTCTTGAGATTaaaacacgtgacgttatattctgttcacgtccttggactgggaattatgcgtttccatggcaccactatcaacacctatgaatctacagcggtcaggtgggacagcggccacgtggtagctacatctgggagctttcagaaaactctcagcttacaagctgtaattacgagctttacgaggacgtgaacgctttttacatgctagaatctcgtaactagaGGAAATGGGCCGCGTAAACAGACCTTCAGTCCACCGCTCACCCTTCCCTTTCGAAGCacagagaagctacggtggctgatacaggacaaagatgtcatcATCTGAGACACcagagtagccagtcaagcaaaaaaaaaaacaacaaaaaaaaaaaacaccaataaAGAAGGACAACAACATAATGACAAAACACGCTCATGCTAGCACAAAATGGCGACTTAACATTTAATGGTGTGAATGTAGCAGGGGTTGTTtacttgagtttttatatttctgttaacttttactccaatacatttcctaaataaaatgtatacttttactcCGATACATTTTCCCAAGGCATTTCACTTGCTACAAAATAAAGTCGTaagaacacagactgcaagcaaGCATACAAACAAGTGCTCGCACAACAAtggttgatttcattttccggTTTGTGTCC from Megalobrama amblycephala isolate DHTTF-2021 linkage group LG7, ASM1881202v1, whole genome shotgun sequence harbors:
- the LOC125272525 gene encoding uncharacterized protein LOC125272525 isoform X1, which codes for MRADVCKTLTSVSYSQSLTEMERSRLALVMLMCVLLFSQNRISGAEVEMKVRPGDNITLYYDRPATLGSLFVWIRNCSHENQPSLIISVVSLDLGTLQRFSSDYNRSSNSYDLHITNISASDLGVYYCAEVENKAYEDGRGRGYQSKVCYYGNRTTRVSFAEEVTPCSGLNITSTPRVSDCVLCWTLLFSVCPVCVLLSSICVYCLCQRKTADSEQIGEILTANVIKRDPTVKHQCEKNKTGKICLHTEVSYRLLTSSYPYAKM
- the LOC125272525 gene encoding uncharacterized protein LOC125272525 isoform X2, which gives rise to MRAAVCKTLTSVSYSQSLTEMERSRLALVVLMCVLLFSQNRISGAEVEMKVRPGDNITLYYDRPATLGSLFVWIRNCSHENQPSLIISVVSLDLGTLQRFSSDYNRSSNSYDLHITNISASDLGVYYCAEVENKAYEDGRGRGYQSKVCYYGNRTTRVSFAEEVTPCSGLNITSTPRVSDCVLCWTLLFSVCPVCVLLSSICVYCLCQRKTADSEQIGEILTANVIKRDPTVKHQCEKNKTGKICLHTEVSYRLLTSSYPYAKM